The following are from one region of the Desertibacillus haloalkaliphilus genome:
- a CDS encoding ester cyclase, which translates to MSVEANKELVRRFYEAIEQEDYEALHEFCYQDFVFFPQIDTPFPGVEGLVESEKKNFDAFPDFKMPIKAILAEGDQVAVYFIFEGTHTGIPFLGVPATGKAVRFSLMMLLRIADSKIIEKRSHVDVHDILRQLNA; encoded by the coding sequence ATTTCCGTTGAAGCGAATAAAGAATTAGTTCGTCGTTTTTATGAGGCGATTGAACAAGAAGACTATGAGGCTCTACATGAATTTTGCTATCAAGACTTTGTTTTTTTCCCGCAAATTGATACGCCGTTTCCTGGTGTAGAAGGTCTAGTCGAATCAGAAAAGAAAAACTTTGATGCGTTTCCAGACTTTAAAATGCCAATCAAAGCAATATTAGCTGAAGGCGATCAAGTAGCCGTTTATTTTATTTTTGAAGGTACTCACACTGGCATCCCATTTTTGGGTGTTCCCGCAACGGGAAAAGCGGTTAGATTTTCTCTTATGATGCTATTACGAATTGCTGATAGCAAGATTATTGAGAAACGATCACATGTTGATGTGCATGACATTCTTCGCCAGCTTAATGCTTAA